A window of the Theileria parva strain Muguga chromosome 2, complete sequence, whole genome shotgun sequence genome harbors these coding sequences:
- the PEX4 gene encoding Protein PEROXIN-4, which produces MSLARGRLIKELKEASKMDDPNIKLHVSASNIFNWTAYIRGPEGTPFESGIFKLLIHCPNSYPIQPPTVHFATKCFHPNINFQTGELCIDILKSNWSPAWTIQYLCRGVIYILSTPNPDSPLNCDAGNLVRYGDLIGYKSMAKMYTHEHALKEFPNS; this is translated from the exons ATGTCTCTGGCCAGAGGTAGACTAATTAAAGAGTTAAAAGAGGCGTCCAAGATGGATGACCCAAACATTAAACTACACGTTTC TGCCTCgaatatatttaactgGACTGCGTATATCAGAGGACCAGAAGGGACTCCGTTCGAG TCTGGGATTTTTAAACTCTTAATTCATTGCCCGAATTCTTATCCCATACAACCTCCAACCGTTCATTTCGCCACCAAATGCTTTCATccaaacattaattttcaaaCCG GAGAACTGTGTATTGATATTTTGAAGTCAAATTGGAGTCCCGCTTGGACGATCCAGTATCTTTGTAGAGGCGTGATTTACATACTTTCTACACCTAACCCTGACAGTCCTTTAAACTGTGATGCTGGGAATCTGGTCAGATATGGAGACCTCATAGGATACAAATCAATGGCAAAAATGTATACACATGAACATGCCCTTAAGGAGTTTCCCAATTCTTAA
- a CDS encoding RNA recognition motif family protein (or RNP domain; RBD; RRM), whose amino-acid sequence MTSDSPGTLDDKLEKTVQVSNLPAIFDESDIQILFANVGKIVNCVLTKSPRGSANSSVIEFTTLDEARVAVSLSGVSVRHHILTIEYSKHTISKRKSPESQSYSDDIKGKIAKVLEIRDMINKKLATKSSISTDKSSEPSSSESLKPKIKPEKFSNRKITRFDCKSPNSVRTLKDA is encoded by the exons ATGACATCAGATTCTCCTGGCACTTTAGATGATAAATTGGAGAAAACAGTACAAGTTTCGAACCTTCCAGCCATT TTTGATGAATCTGACATACAAATACTATTTGCCAACGTTGGTAAAATTGTCAACTGTGTGTTAACCAAATCACCCAGAGGATCCGCAAACTCCTCAGTAATAGAATTCACTACTCTTGATGAAGCTCGTGTTGCTGTTAGTTTAAGTGGAGTCTCAGTTCGACATCACATTTTAAC GATTGAGTATTCTAAACACACAATTTCAAAGCGTAAATCGCCTGAATCTCAATCTTACTCAGATGACATTAAAGGGAAAATAGCCAAAGTTCTTGAAATCAGAGACATGATAAACAAAAAACTGGCCACAAAGTCGTCCATTTCTACTGATAAATCCTCAGAACCTTCCTCTTCTGAATCCCTTAAACCCAAAATTAAGCCTGAGAAGTTTTCTAATCGTAAAATCACTAGATTTGACTGTAAATCACCAAACTCAGTAAGAACCCTCAAAGACGCCTGA